GCGTTTTCCCTCCACCCCTAGTTCTGGCAGCAAGGGAAATTCCCCACGTAGCACGGGATATAAAAGCAAGTACTCACTACTGATGTTTACATAGCCGGGCCTACCATACGCTCAATTCACCGAATTAGTCCCCAGGCCACAATCGACCATACACACGCATGAAGCGGTGAGGCATTTTGTCTATTTCCATTCAGCCCCCAATTTCATTCTCCAAGCTGGCGGCAGCACCGGAGAGGGCCTCCATAAGCGTCGTAATCCCAACTCTAAACGAGGCCAAAAACGTCCCGTGGGTCCTCCGGCGTATGCCTGCATACGTGGACGAGGTGGTGATTGTTGATGGCCGTTCCACGGACAATACAGTTGGCGTGGCGCGGGCAATCCGCAGGGACATCGTGGTGGTGAACGAGCAGCGCAAGGGCAAGGGTGTCGCGCTACGGTCAGGATTTGCCGCAGCAACGGGCGACATCATCGTCATGCTGGACGCCGATGGAAGCATGGATCCCCAGGAAATTGGCTGGTTCGTTTCTCCACTCCAGCATGACTATGACTTCGTCAAAGGTTCCCGATACGTCACAGGAGGGGGGTCCGAGGACCTGACGTGGCTGCGGCGTACGGGAAACCGGGCGCTCACCGGGTTGGCCAACACGGTTCTGCACAGCAACTACTCGGACCTGTGCTATGGCTACATCGCTTTCCGGCGGGAGTGCCTGGAAATTCTGCAGCTCGAATCCGATGGGTTTGAAATTGAGACGGAACTGATCGTCAGGGCTGCGAAGGCAGGCCTCCGGATTGCCGAGGTCCCCAGCTTGGAACTGGACCGCATCTCCGGGGCATCAAATCTCCAGACTTTCCGGGACGGCTGGCGAGTGCTGGGAACCATGGCGCATGAGTGCCTTTTATGGGAGGCACCTACTGCCGGCGCACGCCCCGAGGCGCTGCGCCGGGTGAAGTACGCCTACGCCAACGTGAGCTTCCCGCGAACGCCCACAGATCCGAAAAGCGTTCTTCCCGTAATAAGCGTGGCATGACATGACGTATGTTCCTTCCCCAAGTGTGACCGTGATCGTATGCGCCTACACATCTGAGCGCTGGGGCTTGCTGCTGGGCGTCATCGAGTCCCTCCGCACGCAAACCTGCGCACCTAAAGAAGTAATCGTGGTCATTGACCACAACGAGGAACTTTACGAGCGGTTGGCCAAGACCGCAGTTGACGTCACCGTCGTCAAGAACACGGGCCCGCGCGGACTCTCGGGGGCACGCAACACTGGAGTGGGGCTGGCGGACTCAGAAGTTGTCGCCTTTCTCGATGATGATGCTGAAGCCGCGCCGGAC
This genomic interval from Arthrobacter sp. SLBN-100 contains the following:
- a CDS encoding glycosyltransferase family 2 protein, which gives rise to MSISIQPPISFSKLAAAPERASISVVIPTLNEAKNVPWVLRRMPAYVDEVVIVDGRSTDNTVGVARAIRRDIVVVNEQRKGKGVALRSGFAAATGDIIVMLDADGSMDPQEIGWFVSPLQHDYDFVKGSRYVTGGGSEDLTWLRRTGNRALTGLANTVLHSNYSDLCYGYIAFRRECLEILQLESDGFEIETELIVRAAKAGLRIAEVPSLELDRISGASNLQTFRDGWRVLGTMAHECLLWEAPTAGARPEALRRVKYAYANVSFPRTPTDPKSVLPVISVA